One segment of Theobroma cacao cultivar B97-61/B2 chromosome 9, Criollo_cocoa_genome_V2, whole genome shotgun sequence DNA contains the following:
- the LOC18587955 gene encoding tocopherol cyclase, chloroplastic — MEPNIYSVNELHHFSSCCIGFRPLNSKPTVKFSQSSTFNGFSPRGLRPLRVGFRSNSRIIACSSVAEPETGTSSPAAESSAVSVNPVYVPTPANRNARTPHSGYHFDGTTRQFFEGWYFKVAIPEQRQSFCFMYSVENPAFRRKLTPLEMLQHGPRFTGVGAQILGAYDKYICQYTEESQNFWGSRHELILGNTFLANKDSRPPSKEVPPQEFNRKVLEGFQVSPLWHQGFIRDDGRTTYANIVKTARWEYSTRPIYGWGNVGSKQKSTAGWLAALPIFEPHWQICMAGGLSTGWIEWDSERFEFQNAPSYSEKNWGGGFPRKWFWAQCNVFEGASGEVSLTAGGGLRQLPGLTETFENAALIGVHYDGVFYEFVPWNGVVSWEIAQWGSWYMEAKNETHMAELEATTNDPGTTLRAPTTVAGLAPACKDTCFGDLRLKIWEKKSGGTKGKLILDVKSDMAAVEVGGGPWFNTWKGETTTPEVIKNALQVDVDVEGIFGLAPFFKPPGL; from the exons ATGGAGCCAAACATTTACTCGGTCAACGAGCTTCATCATTTCTCTTCATGTTGTATTGGATTTCGCCCTCTGAACTCCAAACCCACcgttaaattttctcaatcttCAACCTTCAATGGATTCTCTCCTCGAGGCCTCCGCCCTTTGAGGGTGGGGTTTCGGTCGAACTCGCGGATTATCGCCTGCAGCTCTGTAGCAGAACCTGAAACGGGAACTTCTTCCCCGGCAGCCGAGAGCAGCGCCGTCTCCGTCAATCCGGTTTATGTCCCCACGCCGGCTAATCGAAACGCTCGTACTCCTCACAGCGG GTACCATTTTGATGGAACTACTCGACAATTTTTCGAGGGTTGGTACTTCAAGGTAGCAATCCCAGAACAAAGACAgagcttttgcttcatgtacTCGGTGGAGAATCCTGCGTTTAGGAGGAAATTGACGCCATTGGAAATGCTGCAGCATGGACCTAGATTTACAGGAGTTGGGGCTCAAATTCTTGGTGCTTATGACAAGTATATATGTCAATACACTGAGGAATCTCAAAACTTTTGGGGAA GTAGGCATGAGTTAATATTGGGGAATACATTTTTAGCCAACAAAGACTCACGACCTCCAAGTAAGGAGGTTCCTCCGCAG GAATTCAATAGAAAAGTTTTGGAAGGCTTCCAAGTTAGCCCACTTTGGCATCAAGGTTTTATTCGTGATGATGGCAG GACAACTTATGCTAATATTGTTAAAACTGCACGTTGGGAGTACAGTACTCGCCCCATCTATGGATGGGGTAATGTTGGGTCCAAGCAGAAGTCAACAGCTGGCTGGCTTGCAGCTCTTCCCATATTTGAACCCCATTGGCAAATTTGCATGGCTGGTGGACTTTCAACAG GCTGGATAGAGTGGGACAGTGAAAGGTTTGAGTTTCAAAATGCCCCTTCATATTCAGAAAAGAATTGGGGTGGAGGCTTCCCTAGAAAATGGTTCTGG GCTCAATGTAATGTCTTTGAAGGTGCAAGTGGGGAAGTTTCTCTGACTGCTGGTGGTGGGTTAAGGCAACTGCCTGGTCTGACTGAGACCTTTGAAAATGCTGCATTG ATAGGAGTGCACTATGATGGAGTTTTCTATGAATTTGTGCCATGGAATGGTGTTGTATCTTGGGAAATTGCTCAATGGGGTTCATGGTACATGGAGGCGAAGAACGAGACACATATG GCTGAGTTAGAAGCTACAACAAATGATCCAGGTACAACATTGCGTGCTCCAACGACAGTGGCTGGCCTTGCTCCAGCCTGTAAGGACACTTGTTTTGGTGATCTAAGATTGAAGATCTGGGAAAAAAAATCTGGCGGCACTAAGGGGAAG CTAATCTTGGATGTTAAAAGTGACATGGCAGCAGTAGAAGTAGGAGGAGGGCCGTGGTTCAACACTTGGAAGGGCGAGACTACAACACCAGAGGTCATTAAAAATGCTCTACAAGTTGATGTTGATGTGGAAGGGATTTTTGGTTTGGCTCCATTTTTCAAACCCCCCGGGCTATAA
- the LOC18587956 gene encoding bark storage protein A, producing the protein MAMTLRHAFVMLLALMLVLDERQADGAVSAEVQKLIHEAKLNGPYVGVVIPNLFELSPLLHNPNFTSANFTIPFSGRRFRFGAIGEKRVILVMTGLSLINAGITTQLLPTLFKIEGVVHYGIAGNANPSLNIGDVTIPKYWSQTSLWYWQRYGDGPSDELTLESNGDYTRELGFLKFANFTTNVTASPSHDNLLNNVWYQPEEVFFIDGTPEQRQHAFWVPVDSKYLRIAKTLADLKLEGCLNSTTCLDEQPRVVTVQRGTSGSVFLDNAAYRSFIYSKFNVSPVDMESASVALICLLQRVPFIIIRALSDLAGGGSAESNEADIFTSLAANNAVTVVIEFIKQLSA; encoded by the exons ATGGCCATGACCTTGAGACATGCTTTCGTTATGCTTCTTGCTCTCATGTTGGTGCTTGATGAACGCCAAGCAGATGGTGCGGTGTCGGCAGAAGTGCAAAAGCTGATCCATGAAGCCAAACTGAATGGCCCTTACGTAGGCGTGGTGATTCCAAACCTTTTCGAATTGAGCCCTCTTCTTCACAATCCTAACTTCACTTCCGCCAACTTCACTATACCTTTTTCTG GAAGGAGATTCCGGTTTGGAGCCATTGGAGAGAAAAGGGTCATATTAGTCATGACCGGACTGAGcttg ATAAATGCAGGCATAACCACCCAGCTATTGCCGACTTTATTCAAGATCGAAGGGGTTGTCCATTATGGAATAGCTGGAAATGCCAATCCCTCCCTGAACATTGGAGATGTCACTATTCCTAAATATTGGTCACAGACATCTCTTTGGTATTGGCAG AGGTACGGAGATGGACCCTCAGACGAGCTAACCCTCGAATCAAATGGAGACTACACCAGGGAACTTGGGTTCCTTAAATTTGCTAATTTTACCACAAATGTGACTGCCAGCCCCTCACATGACAACCTATTGAACAATGTTTGGTATCAGCCAGAGGAAGTTTTTTTCATAGATGGAACTCCTGAACAAAGACAGCATGCCTTTTGGGTCCCTGTTGATTCCAAATACTTAAGAATTGCTAAAACTCTGGCG GACTTGAAATTGGAGGGTTGCCTGAACTCAACGACATGTTTGGATGAGCAACCGAGGGTGGTCACTGTCCAAAGAGGAACAAGTGGCAGCGTTTTCCTAGACAATGCTGCTTATCGCAGCTTCATTTACAGCAAGTTCAACGTAAGCCCTGTCGACATGGAGAGCGCATCGGTGGCTCTGATATGTCTGCTGCAAAGGGTACCTTTCATCATTATCAGGGCTCTCTCCGACTTGGCAGGTGGCGGCTCTGCTGAATCAAATGAGGCTGATATTTTCACTTCTCTTGCTGCAAATAATGCTGTCACGGTGGTCATAGAGTTTATTAAGCAATTGTCCGCCTAA
- the LOC18587958 gene encoding protein NRT1/ PTR FAMILY 1.2, producing METTPSDEKKTIREPLLITPSLSKGGFRTLPFILANEAFERVATLGLSPNMILYLTREYGMETARAAKVIFIWTAANNFTPILGAFVADSYVGKYRMIGLGSILSFLGMVLLWLTAMFPQARPYCDQFSSICESPTAPQLLFLYFSLGLMSIGTGGIRSSSLVFGADQLNKGINPENAETLQSFFSWYYASVSFSALIAVTGIVYIQDNLGWKMGFGVPVMLMFISALSFYLASSLYVKLKARTSLFTGFAQVLVASFRNRHINLPSQATDEVYCLRKGSRLHMPSEKLRFLNKACVIKNPQQDLTSDGTASNPWSLCTVDQVEELKALIRVIPLFSTGIMISVALTQSSFTVIQAGTMDRHITPKFEIPAGSFSMFLMISLIAWIAFYDRIALPLASKMKGKPVRLGLKQRMGIGILCSCASMVALAIVEYIRREIAIQEGLSDEPQAMVHMSALWLLPYNVLSGLAEAFAGVGQIEFFYAELPKTMSSIGSNLFGLGAFVASLVASFITSAVDDVTKRGGESWVSSNVNKGHYDYYYWLLFGLSILNFMYFLACSKAYGPCRGDDEVQSQATRRGNHERIDEC from the exons ATGGAAACAACTCCTTCAGATGAAAAGAAGACGATCAGAGAACCCCTCCTGATCACACCCTCTCTCTCGAAGGGTGGCTTCAGAACCTTGCCTTTCATCTTAG CAAACGAGGCCTTTGAAAGGGTGGCGACTTTGGGGTTATCGCCGAACATGATACTGTATCTGACGAGAGAATATGGTATGGAAACTGCTAGAGCGGCCAAGGTGATCTTCATCTGGACAGCTGCCAACAACTTCACCCCGATCCTTGGTGCTTTTGTTGCCGATTCTTATGTGGGAAAGTACCGGATGATCGGATTAGGGTCCATTCTTAGTTTTCTG GGGATGGTTCTCTTATGGTTAACAGCCATGTTTCCGCAAGCAAGACCTTATTGTGACCAATTTAGCAGCATATGCGAATCCCCCACGGCACCTCAACttctatttttatatttttccttagGCCTAATGTCTATTGGAACTGGTGGCATAAGATCGTCTTCCTTGGTCTTTGGTGCAGATCAGTTGAACAAGGGAATCAATCCGGAAAATGCAGAAACCTTACAGAGCTTCTTCAGTTGGTACTATGCTTCAGTCTCATTTTCAGCTCTCATTGCAGTAACCGGCATCGTTTATATTCAAGATAACCTGGGGTGGAAAATGGGTTTCGGCGTTCCTGTCATGCTAATGTTCATTTCAGCTCTTTCCTTCTACTTGGCATCTTCTCTCTACGTCAAGTTGAAAGCCAGGACAAGCTTGTTCACTGGTTTTGCTCAAGTTCTAGTCGCCTCTTTCAGAAATAGACACATTAACTTACCATCCCAAGCCACAGATGAGGTGTACTGTCTCAGAAAGGGATCAAGGCTTCACATGCCAAGTGAAAAACTAAG GTTTCTGAATAAAGCTTGCGTGATAAAAAATCCTCAACAGGATTTAACCTCGGATGGAACCGCTTCAAACCCATGGAGTCTTTGTACAGTAGATCAAGTAGAAGAGCTTAAAGCATTAATCAGAGTAATACCACTCTTCTCTACTGGAATCATGATTTCTGTGGCTCTTACTCAAAGTTCTTTTACAGTAATTCAAGCAGGCACCATGGACCGACATATTACtccaaaatttgaaattccaGCAGGTTCCTTCAGCATGTTTTTGATGATCTCTCTGATAGCATGGATTGCTTTCTATGATAGGATAGCACTCCCTCTAGCATcgaaaatgaaaggaaaaccAGTTCGTCTTGGTTTGAAACAAAGAATGGGGATTGGAATTCTATGCTCTTGTGCATCCATGGTAGCATTAGCAATTGTAGAGTATATTCGACGGGAAATTGCAATTCAAGAAGGACTTTCAGATGAACCACAAGCCATGGTGCACATGTCTGCACTATGGCTGCTACCATATAATGTCTTGAGTGGCTTGGCTGAGGCTTTTGCTGGAGTTGGACAGATTGAATTCTTTTACGCTGAGTTACCTAAAACAATGTCAAGCATCGGATCCAATCTTTTCGGATTAGGAGCGTTTGTTGCAAGTCTGGTGGCAAGTTTTATAACAAGTGCAGTTGATGATGTTACTAAAAGAGGAGGGGAAAGTTGGGTTTCAAGCAATGTCAATAAGGGCCACTATGATTACTATTATTGGCTTCTTTTTGGCTTGagcattcttaatttcatgtattttcttgcttgtagCAAGGCTTATGGTCCTTGTCGAGGAGACGACGAGGTTCAGTCTCAGGCAACCAGAAGAGGAAATCATGAGAGGATAGATGAATGTTAG
- the LOC18587959 gene encoding protein CASEIN KINASE I-LIKE 3, whose translation MERIVGEKYKLGRKIGSGSFGEIFLATHIDTGETVAVKIENRQTKHPQLLYEAKLYNILQGGSGIAHIKWCGVNGEDNVLVLDLLGPSLEDLFVYCGRKFSLKTVLMLADQMITRIEFMHAKGFLHRDIKPDNFLMGLGRKANQVYIIDFGLAKRYRDPTTNRHIPYRENKNLTGTARYASCNTHLGIEQSRRDDLESLGYVLLYFLRGSLPWQGLKAATKKQKYDKICEKKLSTPIEVLCKSHPVEFASYFHYCHSLTFDQRPDYGFLKRLFQDLFAREGYEFDYIFDWTILKYQQTQRTKTRLQSSDMQPFSGTSNSQAMPMDKLKGIKDASYSGEAMEQRGPRNLGRPDVRMQFRPSVGQNMSEKHMGGSSVMLPTSVALPGSLKKNLPKAEGPTEAANNGRGANKTGASSSWMPSFHRISSAK comes from the exons ATGGAGAGGATCGTCGGAGAGAAGTACAAGCTAGGTCGCAAAATCGGAAGCGGATCGTTTGGCGAAATCTTTCTCg CTACTCATATTGACACAGGTGAAACTGTCGCGGTAAAGATT GAAAACAGGCAGACAAAACATCCACAATTGCTATATGAAGCCAAGCTATATAATATTCTTCAAGGAGGAA GTGGTATTGCACATATAAAGTGGTGTGGAGTAAATGGGGAAGATAATGTGCTTGTTCTTGACTTGCTGGGACCAAGTCTGGAAGACTTGTTTGTCTATTGCGggagaaaattttcattaaaaacagTCTTAATGTTGGCTGATCAAATG ATTACAAGAATAGAATTTATGCATGCTAAGGGGTTTCTGCATAGAGACATCAAACCGGATAATTTCCTCATGGGTCTCGGCAGGAAAGCGAATCAG GTCTACATCATTGACTTTGGTCTTGCCAAAAGATATCGTGATCCCACCACAAATCGTCATATTCCTTACAG ggagaataaaaatttaacaggGACTGCACGGTATGCAAGTTGTAATACTCATCTTGGAATTG AGCAAAGCCGTCGAGATGATTTAGAATCGCTTGGCTATGTTCTTTTGTATTTCTTGAGAGGAAG CCTTCCTTGGCAGGGACTAAAAGCTGCTACAAAGAAGCAGAAGTATGATAAAATATGTGAGAAGAAGTTATCAACACCCATAGAG GTCTTGTGCAAGTCACACCCTGTGGAGTTTGCATCATACTTTCATTATTGCCACTCTTTGACATTTGATCAAAGGCCTGATTATGGATTCTTGAAGCGCTTGTTTCAAGATTTGTTTGCTCGAGAAG GATATGAGTTTGATTACATATTTGACTGGACCATTCTAAAGTACCAGCAGACACAAAGGACAAAGACACGTCTTCAATCATCT gATATGCAGCCTTTTTCTGGAACAAGTAACAGTCAAGCAATGCCTATGGATAAGCTTAAAG GAATCAAGGATGCTTCTTATTCAGGTGAAGCTATGGAGCAGAGAGGACCACGTAACCTTGGTCGTCCAGATGTTCGTATGCAGTTTAGACCTTCAGTTGGTCAAAATATGAGTGAGAAACAT ATGGGGGGCAGTTCAGTAATGCTACCCACTTCAGTTGCTCTGCCTGGTTCCTTGAAAAAAAATCTGCCAAAAGCAGAGGGGCCAACTGAAGCTGCAAATAATGGCCGTGGGGCCAACAAGACTGGTGCTTCAAGCAGCTGGATGCCATCATTTCACAGAATATCTTCAGCTAAGTGA